One part of the Odontesthes bonariensis isolate fOdoBon6 chromosome 15, fOdoBon6.hap1, whole genome shotgun sequence genome encodes these proteins:
- the LOC142400518 gene encoding vitellogenin-2-like isoform X6, producing MRALVLALIVALVAGNQVNFAPEFDSGKTYKYKYEAHLLGGLPEEGLARAGVKIQSKVLIGAEAPSTIALKLIDPAIYEYSGNWPEDVFVPATKLTSALSAQLLTPIKFEYANGVVGKVFAPIGVSETVLNIHRGILNVLQLSIKKTQNVYEVQEPGIHGVCKTHYVVSEDFKAERIHLTKTKDLNHCQERIFKDIGLTGYTERCAECEARGKTMRRAVAINYVMKPSTSGALILEAMATELTQYSPFNILNGAAQMEAKQILTFLDIKKIPVEPIKADFLHRGYLKYEFGKELLQTPVQLLRISNTEAQIVETLNRLVTLNVGKAQEDSPLKFIELIQLLRVARYESIEALWSQFKAKNDYRHWMLSSIPAIGTHVALKFIKEKLIAGDLTNAEGAQALLSSVHLVTADLEAIKLLEGLAMTPKIKDNPVLHELSMLGFGSMVSKYCSENPSCPSELLRPVHELLIQALLRHDNDKLTMALKVLGNAGHPSSLKPIMRLLPGFGSAATILPHRLHIDAALALRKIAKREPRFIQEVAVQLFMNKNLHPELRMVAAIVLFETKLPMGLVTTLAKSLLRESNLQVASFVYSYMKALAKTTSPDHSSVAAACNVAIRILSPKLDRLSYRFSRAFYYDAYHNPWMVGAAASVYYINDAATVLPRAIMAKARAYVAGVYVDVLEFGVRTEGLQEALLKIPDVSAHADRLTKVKQAIKALSEWKTSPSSQPLASAYVKVLGQEIAFANIDKTIVEQIIQFVNRSETRTYGKKALAALLSGYTLHYSKPMLAAEIRRIFPTSVGLPMELSLYTAAVAAASVEVQASVSPPLPDNFSPAQLLKSDISVRAAIAPSVSMHTYAVMGVNTAFIQAAVVSRAKVHTVVPVKMAARFDMIKGYFNFQFLPVQGVNTIASAFVDTYAVARNVEDIAAAKIKPIIPAGPVTLPLRHNFISQSSRMAYFTESRMATSSEILPIDLPRRIITKLKIPKVFVKKMCAASQIFGIKLCAEIQSRNALFLRNSIVYTIVGNHAVSLRVSPAAGPVVERIEIEVQVGEKAAEKIIKVVNMSEEEEILEDKNVLMKLKKILVPRLKNSTVVSSSSSSSRSTSSQSSSSRSSSSSSASSKSSSGSTSRSMSKQELYEMNFTKNHIHQHSISAEHVNSNSSAQSFESIYNKAKYLSNSVSPAVTILIRAVRADHKNQGYQIAAYYEKENARVQVIFAKLTENDNWRICADAMMLCNHKLMARIAWGIECKQHNSTIIAETGLVGKNPAVRVKMTWGRLSDSTKRYVERISEHLSRITVENGVSRTKVKNAPKQIQLTVAVASETSMNVLVKSPKSTIYKLGMGLPVSLPVGDTAAELEAYPDNWTEKMSYMLTKAHAAECTMFKDTLITFNKRKYKTEMPHSCYQVLAQDCTSELKFMVLLKRDQPQEENMINVKIENIDFDMYPKNSAIMVKVNGVEIPVSNLPYQHPAGNIQIRQRGEGISLHAPVYGLQEVFLSFSALKVKVVDWMRGQTCGLCGKADGEVKQEYSTPNERVTKNATSFAHSWVLSGQSCRDTAECYVKLESVKLEKKVTLQGEESKCYSVEPVLRCLPGCMPVRTTPVTVGYHCLPIDSNLNRSDILSSISEKSIDLRETAEAHLACHCTAQCA from the exons ATGAGGGCCCTCGTCTTGGCTCTCATCGTGGCCCTTGTGG CGGGCAACCAAGTCAACTTTG CCCCGGAGTTTGATAGTGGAAAGACCTATAAGTACAAGTATGAAGCACATCTTCTGGGCGGCCTGCCTGAAGAGGGACTGGCACGAGCGGGGGTGAAGATCCAGAGCAAAGTTTTGATCGGTGCGGAAGCTCCCAGCACCATTGCTCTAAAG CTTATAGACCCTGCAATCTATGAGTACAGTGGCAACTGGCCCGAAGATGTTTTCGTTCCAGCCACTAAGCTCACCTCAGCCTTGTCTGCTCAGCTCTTGACACCCATCAAGTTCGAATATGCCAACGGTGTGGTTGGTAAAGTGTTTGCACCGATAGGCGTCTCTGAAACTGTGCTGAATATCCACAGGGGAATCCTCAACGTCCTTCAACTGAGCATCAAGAAGACACAGAATGTGTATGAGGTGCAAGAG CCCGGAATTCATGGTGTTTGTAAGACCCACTATGTCGTCAGTGAGGATTTCAAGGCTGAACGCATCCATCTGACAAAGACCAAGGACCTAAATCACTGCCAAGAGAGAATCTTTAAGGACATCGGCTTGACAGGTTACACAGAGAGATGTGCTGAGTGTGAGGCT AGAGGAAAGACAATGAGGAGAGCAGTTGCAATAAACTATGTCATGAAGCCCTCAACCTCTGGTGCCCTGATCTTGGAGGCAATGGCTACAGAGCTCACACAATACTCACCTTTCAACATTCTGAACGGTGCTGCACAGATGGAGGCCAA ACAAATCCTGACCTTCCTGGACATCAAGAAGATCCCAGTGGAGCCCATCAAAGCTGACTTTCTTCACCGTGGATATCTGAAGTACGAATTTGGCAAAGAGCTGCTCCAGACACCAGTTCAGCTTCTGAGGATCAGCAACACAGAGGCTCAG ATTGTGGAGACATTAAACCGCCTGGTTACCCTCAATGTGGGCAAGGCCCAAGAAGATTCCCCTCTGAAGTTTATTGAGCTTATCCAGCTGCTGCGTGTGGCCAGATATGAGAGTATTGAAGCCCTCTGGAGTCAGTTCAAAGCTAAAAACGACTATAG GCACTGGATGCTGAGTTCCATCCCTGCCATTGGTACACATGTTGCTCTCAAGTTCATCAAGGAGAAGTTAATTGCTGGTGATTTGACTAATGCTGAAGGTGCTCAAGCTCTTTTGTCATCTGTGCATTTGGTGACAGCTGACCTGGAAGCCATCAAGCTTTTAGAG GGTTTGGCTATGACCCCCAAGATAAAAGATAATCCAGTTTTACATGAACTTTCCATGCTGGGCTTTGGAAGCATGGTTTCTAAATACTGTTCAGAGAATCCCTCTTGTCCATCTGAGCTTCTGAGG CCTGTCCATGAACTCCTTATTCAGGCTCTTCTAAGACACGACAATGATAAGCTCACTATGGCTCTGAAAGTTTTGGGTAATGCTGGCCATCCCAGCAGCCTGAAGCCAATCATGAGGCTCCTGCCTGGCTTTGGCAGCGCTGCTACCATCCTACCCCACAGACTTCACATTGATGCTGCCCTGGCCCTGAGGAAAATTGCAAAGAGGGAGCCCAGATTT ATCCAAGAGGTGGCCGTCCAGCTGTTCATGAACAAGAACCTCCACCCAGAGCTCCGTATGGTTGCTGCTATCGTGCTCTTTGAGACTAAGCTGCCCATGGGTCTGGTGACAACTCTTGCTAAGAGCCTCTTGAGAGAATCAAATCTTCAGGTCGCTAGTTTTGTCTACTCTTACATGAAGGCCCTTGCCAAGACCACTTCCCCTGACCATTCTTCTGT GGCTGCTGCCTGTAACGTTGCCATAAGGATCCTTAGCCCCAAACTTGACAGACTGAGCTATCGATTCAGCAGAGCTTTCTATTATGATGCCTATCACA ATCCCTGGATGGTGGGTGCAGCTGCCAGTGTCTACTACATCAATGATGCTGCAACTGTGTTGCCAAGAGCTATAATGGCAAAAGCTCGTGCTTACGTGGCTGGAGTTTATGTTGATGTTCTTGAG tTTGGAGTAAGAACTGAGGGGCTGCAGGAAGCCCTTTTGAAAATCCCTGATGTTTCAGCGCACGCAGACAGGCTCACCAAGGTTAAGCAAGCCATTAAGGCT ctttctgaatGGAAGACTTCTCCTTCAAGTCAGCCCCTGGCCTCTGCATATGTGAAAGTGCTTGGACAGGAAATTGCATTTGCAAACATTGACAAAACAATCGTTGAACAGATTATTCAG TTTGTGAACAGATCTGAAACTCGCACTTATGGCAAAAAGGCTTTGGCTGCTCTGTTATCAGGCTACACACTGCATTATTCCAAACCAATGCTGGCTGCTGAGATTCGTCGCATCTTCCCCACCTCTGTTGGTCTTCCCATGGAGCTCAGTCTCTAtactgctgctgtggctgctgcatCTGTGGAAG TGCAAGCCAGTGTGTCACCACCACTGCCTGATAACTTCAGTCCTGCCCAACTTCTAAAATCTGATATATCTGTCAGGGCTGCAATTGCTCCAAG TGTTTCCATGCATACCTATGCAGTTATGGGTGTCAATACTGCTTTCATCCAAGCTGCTGTGGTGTCAAGAGCCAAAGTCCACACAGTTGTTCCAGTAAAGATGGCAGCAAGATTTGACATGATTAAGGGCTACTTCAACTTCCAGTTCTTGCCCGTTCAGGGCGTAAATACAATTGCATCTGCATT TGTTGACACATATGCTGTTGCAAGAAACGTGGAAGACATTGCGGCTGCCAAAATCAAACCAATTATCCCAGCTGGGCCTGTGACACTGCCGTTAAGGCACAACTTCATCTCACAGAGTTCAAGGATGGCATACTTCACGGAAAGTAGAATGGCAA CATCATCTGAAATCCTTCCGATTGACCTACCAAGGCGAATTATCACCAAACTGAAAATCCCCAAAGtttttgtaaagaaaatgtGTGCCGCAAGTCAAATATTTGGAATTAAGCTCTGCGCTGAGATTCAGTCACGCAATGCCCTCTTCCTCAGAAACAGCATTGTCTACACCATAGTTGGAAATCATGCGGTTTCCTTAAGGGTTTCCCCAG CTGCTGGACCTGTAGTGGAGAGGATTGAAATCGAGGTTCAGGTTGGagaaaaagcagcagaaaagaTCATTAAAGTGGTTAACATgagtgaggaggaggaaatTCTCGAGGATAAGAATGTCTTGATGAAACTCAAGAAGATTCTGGTTCCCAGGCTGAAGAACAGCACAGTAGTCTCATCCAGTTCCAGCAGCTCTCGGTCGACCAGCTCTCAGTCCAGCAGCTCCCGCTCAAGCTCCTCCTCGTCTGCATCGTCCAAGTCTTCCTCTGGCTCCACTTCTCGCAGTATGAGTA aGCAAGAACTGTATGAAATGAATTTCACCAAGAACCATATCCACCAG CATTCCATCTCAGCAGAGCATGTCAACAGCAATAGCAGTGCCCAAAGCTTTGAATCCATCTACAATAAG GCCAAGTACCTCTCTAACAGCGTCTCTCCAGCTGTCACTATTCTCATCCGTGCTGTGAGAGCCGACCACAAGAATCAGGGATACCAAATTGCAGCTTactatgaaaaagaaaatgccaGAGTGCAAGTTATTTTTGCCAAGCTGACTGAAAATGACAACTGGAGAATCTGTGCTGATGCTATGATGCTGTGCAATCACAAGCTGATG GCCAGGATTGCCTGGGGCATTGAATGCAAGCAACACAACAGTACAATCATAGCTGAAACTGGCCTTGTGGGTAAGAACCCTGCAGTCCGTGTGAAGATGACCTGGGGCCGACTCTCCGATAGCACAAAGAGATATGTAGAGAG GATCTCTGAGCACCTTTCCCGCATCACTGTGGAAAATGGAGTAAGCCGAACGAAGGTCAAGAATGCCCCAAAACAGATCCAACTGACTGTAGCTGTTGCCTCTGAAACAAGCATGAATGTTTTGGTGAAGTCACCAAAG AGTACCATTTACAAACTTGGAATGGGTCTTCCCGTTTCTCTGCCAGTTGGAGACACTGCTGCTGAGCTTGAAGCATATCCAGACAACTGGACTGAAAAGATGTCATATATGCTCACTAAGGCCCatgcag CTGAGTGCACCATGTTTAAAGACACACTGATAACATTCAACAAGAGGAAATATAAAACTGAGATGCCCCACTCATGCTACCAGGTCTTGGCTCAGGATTGCACATCAGAACTCAAATTCATGGTTCTCCTAAAGAGGGACCAACCACAGGAAGAAAACATGATCAATGTCAAGATTGAAAACAT TGATTTCGACATGTATCCTAAGAACAGCGCCATCATGGTGAAGGTTAATGGAGTAGAAATCCCTGTCAGCAACCTGCCATATCAGCATCCAGCAG GAAACATACAGATCAGACAGCGAGGAGAGGGCATCTCTCTCCATGCTCCAGTCTATGGGCTTCAAGAGGTTTTCTTAAGCTTCAGCGCTCTGAAG GTTAAAGTCGTAGACTGGATGAGGGGCCAGACATGTGGACTCTGTGGGAAGGCTGATGGTGAAGTCAAACAGGAGTACAGTACACCCAACGAACGGGTGACCAAGAATGCAACCAGCTTCGCTCATTCCTGGGTTCTATCAGGACAAAGCTGCCGCGACACAGCCG AGTGTTACGTGAAGCTTGAATCTGTGAAACTGGAGAAGAAGGTCACCCTACAAGGTGAGGAGTCCAAATGTTACTCTGTTGAGCCCGTGCTCCGGTGTCTGCCTGGATGCATGCCTGTGAGAACCACCCCTGTCACTGTCGGTTACCACTGCCTGCCCATTG ATTCAAATCTGAATCGTTCTGACATTCTGAGCAGCATCTCAGAGAAGAGCATTGACCTGAGGGAGACAGCAGAAGCCCACCTGGCCTGTCACTGCACTGCTCAGTGTGCTTAA
- the LOC142400518 gene encoding vitellogenin-2-like isoform X2 translates to MRALVLALIVALVAGNQVNFAPEFDSGKTYKYKYEAHLLGGLPEEGLARAGVKIQSKVLIGAEAPSTIALKLIDPAIYEYSGNWPEDVFVPATKLTSALSAQLLTPIKFEYANGVVGKVFAPIGVSETVLNIHRGILNVLQLSIKKTQNVYEVQEPGIHGVCKTHYVVSEDFKAERIHLTKTKDLNHCQERIFKDIGLTGYTERCAECEARGKTMRRAVAINYVMKPSTSGALILEAMATELTQYSPFNILNGAAQMEAKQILTFLDIKKIPVEPIKADFLHRGYLKYEFGKELLQTPVQLLRISNTEAQIVETLNRLVTLNVGKAQEDSPLKFIELIQLLRVARYESIEALWSQFKAKNDYRHWMLSSIPAIGTHVALKFIKEKLIAGDLTNAEGAQALLSSVHLVTADLEAIKLLEGLAMTPKIKDNPVLHELSMLGFGSMVSKYCSENPSCPSELLRPVHELLIQALLRHDNDKLTMALKVLGNAGHPSSLKPIMRLLPGFGSAATILPHRLHIDAALALRKIAKREPRFIQEVAVQLFMNKNLHPELRMVAAIVLFETKLPMGLVTTLAKSLLRESNLQVASFVYSYMKALAKTTSPDHSSVAAACNVAIRILSPKLDRLSYRFSRAFYYDAYHNPWMVGAAASVYYINDAATVLPRAIMAKARAYVAGVYVDVLEFGVRTEGLQEALLKIPDVSAHADRLTKVKQAIKALSEWKTSPSSQPLASAYVKVLGQEIAFANIDKTIVEQIIQFVNRSETRTYGKKALAALLSGYTLHYSKPMLAAEIRRIFPTSVGLPMELSLYTAAVAAASVEVQASVSPPLPDNFSPAQLLKSDISVRAAIAPSVSMHTYAVMGVNTAFIQAAVVSRAKVHTVVPVKMAARFDMIKGYFNFQFLPVQGVNTIASAFVDTYAVARNVEDIAAAKIKPIIPAGPVTLPLRHNFISQSSRMAYFTESRMATSSEILPIDLPRRIITKLKIPKVFVKKMCAASQIFGIKLCAEIQSRNALFLRNSIVYTIVGNHAVSLRVSPAAGPVVERIEIEVQVGEKAAEKIIKVVNMSEEEEILEDKNVLMKLKKILVPRLKNSTVVSSSSSSSRSTSSQSSSSRSSSSSSASSKSSSGSTSRSMSNMVDLLDPIIKMSRRSSSNSSSSSTSSSSSSSMSKVSQELYEMNFTKNHIHQHSISAEHVNSNSSAQSFESIYNKAKYLSNSVSPAVTILIRAVRADHKNQGYQIAAYYEKENARVQVIFAKLTENDNWRICADAMMLCNHKLMARIAWGIECKQHNSTIIAETGLVGKNPAVRVKMTWGRLSDSTKRYVERISEHLSRITVENGVSRTKVKNAPKQIQLTVAVASETSMNVLVKSPKSTIYKLGMGLPVSLPVGDTAAELEAYPDNWTEKMSYMLTKAHAAECTMFKDTLITFNKRKYKTEMPHSCYQVLAQDCTSELKFMVLLKRDQPQEENMINVKIENIDFDMYPKNSAIMVKVNGVEIPVSNLPYQHPAGNIQIRQRGEGISLHAPVYGLQEVFLSFSALKVKVVDWMRGQTCGLCGKADGEVKQEYSTPNERVTKNATSFAHSWVLSGQSCRDTAECYVKLESVKLEKKVTLQGEESKCYSVEPVLRCLPGCMPVRTTPVTVGYHCLPIDSNLNRSDILSSISEKSIDLRETAEAHLACHCTAQCA, encoded by the exons ATGAGGGCCCTCGTCTTGGCTCTCATCGTGGCCCTTGTGG CGGGCAACCAAGTCAACTTTG CCCCGGAGTTTGATAGTGGAAAGACCTATAAGTACAAGTATGAAGCACATCTTCTGGGCGGCCTGCCTGAAGAGGGACTGGCACGAGCGGGGGTGAAGATCCAGAGCAAAGTTTTGATCGGTGCGGAAGCTCCCAGCACCATTGCTCTAAAG CTTATAGACCCTGCAATCTATGAGTACAGTGGCAACTGGCCCGAAGATGTTTTCGTTCCAGCCACTAAGCTCACCTCAGCCTTGTCTGCTCAGCTCTTGACACCCATCAAGTTCGAATATGCCAACGGTGTGGTTGGTAAAGTGTTTGCACCGATAGGCGTCTCTGAAACTGTGCTGAATATCCACAGGGGAATCCTCAACGTCCTTCAACTGAGCATCAAGAAGACACAGAATGTGTATGAGGTGCAAGAG CCCGGAATTCATGGTGTTTGTAAGACCCACTATGTCGTCAGTGAGGATTTCAAGGCTGAACGCATCCATCTGACAAAGACCAAGGACCTAAATCACTGCCAAGAGAGAATCTTTAAGGACATCGGCTTGACAGGTTACACAGAGAGATGTGCTGAGTGTGAGGCT AGAGGAAAGACAATGAGGAGAGCAGTTGCAATAAACTATGTCATGAAGCCCTCAACCTCTGGTGCCCTGATCTTGGAGGCAATGGCTACAGAGCTCACACAATACTCACCTTTCAACATTCTGAACGGTGCTGCACAGATGGAGGCCAA ACAAATCCTGACCTTCCTGGACATCAAGAAGATCCCAGTGGAGCCCATCAAAGCTGACTTTCTTCACCGTGGATATCTGAAGTACGAATTTGGCAAAGAGCTGCTCCAGACACCAGTTCAGCTTCTGAGGATCAGCAACACAGAGGCTCAG ATTGTGGAGACATTAAACCGCCTGGTTACCCTCAATGTGGGCAAGGCCCAAGAAGATTCCCCTCTGAAGTTTATTGAGCTTATCCAGCTGCTGCGTGTGGCCAGATATGAGAGTATTGAAGCCCTCTGGAGTCAGTTCAAAGCTAAAAACGACTATAG GCACTGGATGCTGAGTTCCATCCCTGCCATTGGTACACATGTTGCTCTCAAGTTCATCAAGGAGAAGTTAATTGCTGGTGATTTGACTAATGCTGAAGGTGCTCAAGCTCTTTTGTCATCTGTGCATTTGGTGACAGCTGACCTGGAAGCCATCAAGCTTTTAGAG GGTTTGGCTATGACCCCCAAGATAAAAGATAATCCAGTTTTACATGAACTTTCCATGCTGGGCTTTGGAAGCATGGTTTCTAAATACTGTTCAGAGAATCCCTCTTGTCCATCTGAGCTTCTGAGG CCTGTCCATGAACTCCTTATTCAGGCTCTTCTAAGACACGACAATGATAAGCTCACTATGGCTCTGAAAGTTTTGGGTAATGCTGGCCATCCCAGCAGCCTGAAGCCAATCATGAGGCTCCTGCCTGGCTTTGGCAGCGCTGCTACCATCCTACCCCACAGACTTCACATTGATGCTGCCCTGGCCCTGAGGAAAATTGCAAAGAGGGAGCCCAGATTT ATCCAAGAGGTGGCCGTCCAGCTGTTCATGAACAAGAACCTCCACCCAGAGCTCCGTATGGTTGCTGCTATCGTGCTCTTTGAGACTAAGCTGCCCATGGGTCTGGTGACAACTCTTGCTAAGAGCCTCTTGAGAGAATCAAATCTTCAGGTCGCTAGTTTTGTCTACTCTTACATGAAGGCCCTTGCCAAGACCACTTCCCCTGACCATTCTTCTGT GGCTGCTGCCTGTAACGTTGCCATAAGGATCCTTAGCCCCAAACTTGACAGACTGAGCTATCGATTCAGCAGAGCTTTCTATTATGATGCCTATCACA ATCCCTGGATGGTGGGTGCAGCTGCCAGTGTCTACTACATCAATGATGCTGCAACTGTGTTGCCAAGAGCTATAATGGCAAAAGCTCGTGCTTACGTGGCTGGAGTTTATGTTGATGTTCTTGAG tTTGGAGTAAGAACTGAGGGGCTGCAGGAAGCCCTTTTGAAAATCCCTGATGTTTCAGCGCACGCAGACAGGCTCACCAAGGTTAAGCAAGCCATTAAGGCT ctttctgaatGGAAGACTTCTCCTTCAAGTCAGCCCCTGGCCTCTGCATATGTGAAAGTGCTTGGACAGGAAATTGCATTTGCAAACATTGACAAAACAATCGTTGAACAGATTATTCAG TTTGTGAACAGATCTGAAACTCGCACTTATGGCAAAAAGGCTTTGGCTGCTCTGTTATCAGGCTACACACTGCATTATTCCAAACCAATGCTGGCTGCTGAGATTCGTCGCATCTTCCCCACCTCTGTTGGTCTTCCCATGGAGCTCAGTCTCTAtactgctgctgtggctgctgcatCTGTGGAAG TGCAAGCCAGTGTGTCACCACCACTGCCTGATAACTTCAGTCCTGCCCAACTTCTAAAATCTGATATATCTGTCAGGGCTGCAATTGCTCCAAG TGTTTCCATGCATACCTATGCAGTTATGGGTGTCAATACTGCTTTCATCCAAGCTGCTGTGGTGTCAAGAGCCAAAGTCCACACAGTTGTTCCAGTAAAGATGGCAGCAAGATTTGACATGATTAAGGGCTACTTCAACTTCCAGTTCTTGCCCGTTCAGGGCGTAAATACAATTGCATCTGCATT TGTTGACACATATGCTGTTGCAAGAAACGTGGAAGACATTGCGGCTGCCAAAATCAAACCAATTATCCCAGCTGGGCCTGTGACACTGCCGTTAAGGCACAACTTCATCTCACAGAGTTCAAGGATGGCATACTTCACGGAAAGTAGAATGGCAA CATCATCTGAAATCCTTCCGATTGACCTACCAAGGCGAATTATCACCAAACTGAAAATCCCCAAAGtttttgtaaagaaaatgtGTGCCGCAAGTCAAATATTTGGAATTAAGCTCTGCGCTGAGATTCAGTCACGCAATGCCCTCTTCCTCAGAAACAGCATTGTCTACACCATAGTTGGAAATCATGCGGTTTCCTTAAGGGTTTCCCCAG CTGCTGGACCTGTAGTGGAGAGGATTGAAATCGAGGTTCAGGTTGGagaaaaagcagcagaaaagaTCATTAAAGTGGTTAACATgagtgaggaggaggaaatTCTCGAGGATAAGAATGTCTTGATGAAACTCAAGAAGATTCTGGTTCCCAGGCTGAAGAACAGCACAGTAGTCTCATCCAGTTCCAGCAGCTCTCGGTCGACCAGCTCTCAGTCCAGCAGCTCCCGCTCAAGCTCCTCCTCGTCTGCATCGTCCAAGTCTTCCTCTGGCTCCACTTCTCGCAGTATGAGTAATATGGTTGATCTTCTTGACCCTATCATCAAGATGTCAAGGAGATCTTCTAGCAATTCCTCCAGTAGCAGTACCAGCTCAAGCTCCTCCAGCTCCATGTCTAAGGTGAGT CAAGAACTGTATGAAATGAATTTCACCAAGAACCATATCCACCAG CATTCCATCTCAGCAGAGCATGTCAACAGCAATAGCAGTGCCCAAAGCTTTGAATCCATCTACAATAAG GCCAAGTACCTCTCTAACAGCGTCTCTCCAGCTGTCACTATTCTCATCCGTGCTGTGAGAGCCGACCACAAGAATCAGGGATACCAAATTGCAGCTTactatgaaaaagaaaatgccaGAGTGCAAGTTATTTTTGCCAAGCTGACTGAAAATGACAACTGGAGAATCTGTGCTGATGCTATGATGCTGTGCAATCACAAGCTGATG GCCAGGATTGCCTGGGGCATTGAATGCAAGCAACACAACAGTACAATCATAGCTGAAACTGGCCTTGTGGGTAAGAACCCTGCAGTCCGTGTGAAGATGACCTGGGGCCGACTCTCCGATAGCACAAAGAGATATGTAGAGAG GATCTCTGAGCACCTTTCCCGCATCACTGTGGAAAATGGAGTAAGCCGAACGAAGGTCAAGAATGCCCCAAAACAGATCCAACTGACTGTAGCTGTTGCCTCTGAAACAAGCATGAATGTTTTGGTGAAGTCACCAAAG AGTACCATTTACAAACTTGGAATGGGTCTTCCCGTTTCTCTGCCAGTTGGAGACACTGCTGCTGAGCTTGAAGCATATCCAGACAACTGGACTGAAAAGATGTCATATATGCTCACTAAGGCCCatgcag CTGAGTGCACCATGTTTAAAGACACACTGATAACATTCAACAAGAGGAAATATAAAACTGAGATGCCCCACTCATGCTACCAGGTCTTGGCTCAGGATTGCACATCAGAACTCAAATTCATGGTTCTCCTAAAGAGGGACCAACCACAGGAAGAAAACATGATCAATGTCAAGATTGAAAACAT TGATTTCGACATGTATCCTAAGAACAGCGCCATCATGGTGAAGGTTAATGGAGTAGAAATCCCTGTCAGCAACCTGCCATATCAGCATCCAGCAG GAAACATACAGATCAGACAGCGAGGAGAGGGCATCTCTCTCCATGCTCCAGTCTATGGGCTTCAAGAGGTTTTCTTAAGCTTCAGCGCTCTGAAG GTTAAAGTCGTAGACTGGATGAGGGGCCAGACATGTGGACTCTGTGGGAAGGCTGATGGTGAAGTCAAACAGGAGTACAGTACACCCAACGAACGGGTGACCAAGAATGCAACCAGCTTCGCTCATTCCTGGGTTCTATCAGGACAAAGCTGCCGCGACACAGCCG AGTGTTACGTGAAGCTTGAATCTGTGAAACTGGAGAAGAAGGTCACCCTACAAGGTGAGGAGTCCAAATGTTACTCTGTTGAGCCCGTGCTCCGGTGTCTGCCTGGATGCATGCCTGTGAGAACCACCCCTGTCACTGTCGGTTACCACTGCCTGCCCATTG ATTCAAATCTGAATCGTTCTGACATTCTGAGCAGCATCTCAGAGAAGAGCATTGACCTGAGGGAGACAGCAGAAGCCCACCTGGCCTGTCACTGCACTGCTCAGTGTGCTTAA